Proteins encoded together in one Triticum dicoccoides isolate Atlit2015 ecotype Zavitan chromosome 7B, WEW_v2.0, whole genome shotgun sequence window:
- the LOC119339646 gene encoding BTB/POZ and MATH domain-containing protein 2-like produces the protein MSFAGVSVIANGELLGDGVGGHRWRILYHRVRDSGSDSNSDHDSYSDGDRYSDYDSDSDSGSDSDNIVLRLRLRRGAPVKAEVNFTFVGTENQDSPVFISGSKIMNFRKRGDSCREKITGEELEEHLMRDCFTVRCDIVIINTGATTTTSSPVITMPPSDMQQNFIDLLRAGEGTDVVFQVGTETIAAHRCVLAARSSVFRAALFGPMTEGSSMIPVVQIEDMDAAVFQAMLSFIYGDTLPALKDEIKDMDVALLQHLLVAADRYDLRRLILMCERKLCEHINVGTVTSNLAEQHGCDELKNACCAFLRYPDNLMAAVDTHGFDDRSCPPVMKEMILRMLPSK, from the exons ATGTCCTTCGCCGGTGTATCTGTCATCGCCAACGGCGAGCTCCTCGGCGATGGCG TCGGAGGCCACCGGTGGCGCATCTTGTACCACCGCGTGAGGGACAGCGGCAGCGACAGCAACAGCGATCACGACAGCTACAGCGATGGCGACAGATACAGCGACTACGACAGCGACAGTGACAGCGGCAGTGACAGCGACAACATAGTACTTCGTCTTCGATTACGCCGTGGAGCTCCCGTGAAGGCAGAGGTTAATTTCACATTCGTTGGAACCGAAAACCAAGATAGTCCTGTGTTTATTAGTGGTAGCAAAATAATGAATTTCAGAAAAAGAGGAGACTCCTGTCGTGAGAAAATCACAGGTGAGGAATTGGAGGAACACCTGATGCGTGACTGTTTCACCGTCCGATGCGACATAGTGATCATCAAcactggcgccaccaccaccacttcttctcCGGTAATCACGATGCCGCCGTCAGACATGCAACAGAATTTCATCGACCTGCTCCGGGCCGGCGAGGGCACAGACGTGGTCTTCCAGGTCGGCACTGAGACCATAGCCGCTCACCGCTGCGTCCTCGCGGCCCGGTCGTCCGTCTTCAGGGCGGCCCTCTTTGGCCCCATGACGGAAGGCTCCTCGATGATCCCTGTTGTGCAGATAGAGGACATGGACGCGGCTGTTTTCCAGGCAATGCTAAGTTTTATCTACGGCGACACGCTGCCGGCGTTGaaggatgagatcaaggacatggatGTCGCGTTGCTGCAGCACCTGCTCGTGGCAGCGGACAGGTACGACCTCAGGAGACTGATTTTGATGTGCGAGAGGAAGCTGTGTGAGCACATCAACGTTGGCACGGTTACGAGCAACCTGGCTGAGCAGCATGGCTGCGACGAGCTGAAGAATGCATGCTGTGCATTCCTCCGCTATCCGGACAACCTGATGGCGGCGGTGGACACCCACGGCTTTGATGATCGGAGCTGCCCCCCTGTTATGAAGGAGATGATCCTTCGCATGCTGCCGTCCAAGTaa